The DNA sequence gcaGTTGTCCCCCCAAACTGCTATCCTACCTTACCAAAAAGGGATTCATCAGGAAACAAAGACAATTGGACAAGAGAATCTCATTTGAGATTACTGTTTCTTAACAAAGTCCAAACATTAACCAGCATATtcatgtgtacaaaacattattctACATAGCTCACATATTCTGAAATGAAACCGCAtattaatacactgctcaaaaaaataaagggaacactaaaataacacatcctagatctgaatgaatgaaatattcttattaaatacatttttctttacatagttgaatgtgctgacaacaatatcaaacaaaactatcaatggaaatcaaatttatcaacccatggaggtctggatttggagtcacactaaaatgaaagtggaaaaccacactacaggctgatccaactttgatgtaatgtccttaaaacaagtcaaaatgaggctcagtagtgtgtgtggcctccacgtgcctgtatgacctccctacaacgcctgggcatgctcctgatggggtggcggatggtctcctgagggatctcctcccagacctggactaaagcatccaccaactcctggacagtctgtggtgcaacgtggcgttggtggatggagcgagacataatgtcccagatgtgctcaattggattcaggtctggggaacgggcaggccagtccatagcatcaatgccttcctcttgcaggaactgctgacacactccagccacatgaggtctagcattgtcttgcattaggaggaacccagggccaaccgcaccagcatatggtctcacaaggggtctgagtatctcatcttggtacctaatggctgtcaggctacctctggcgagcacatggagggctgtgcagccccccctAAGAAATGCCACcctacaccatgactgacccaccgccaaaccggtcatgctggaggatgttgcaggcagcagaacgttctccacggcgtctccagactctgtcacgtctgtcacacgtgctcagtgtgaacctgctttcatctgtgaagagcacagggcgccagtggcgaatttgccaatcttggtgttctctggaaaatgcaaaacgtcctgcacggtgttgggctgtaagcacaacccccacctgtggacgtcgggccctcataccaccctcatggagtctgtttctgaccgtttgagcagacacatgcacatttgtggcctgctggaggtcattttgcagggctctggcagtgctcctcctgctcctccttgcacaaaggcggaggtagcggccctgctgctgggttgttgccctcctacggcctcccccacatctcctgatgtactggcctgtctcctggtagcgcctccatgctctgaacactacgctgacagacacagcaaaccttcttgccacagcttgcattgatgttccatcctggatgagctgcactacctgagccacttgtgtgggttgtagacttcgtctcatgctaccactagagtgaaagcacagccagcattcaaaagtgaccaaaacatcagccaggaagcataggaaaggagaagtggtctgtggtcaccacctgcagaaccactcctttattgggggtgtcttgctaattgcctataatttccttCCTGCACTGATGTGGAGGAAGCTGTTCTCTATGGACAAAGGCTGAGTTGGTTTAGGCCTCCCTGCGTGTGAGTGCTCCCAAGAGGTCTGGACCTTTATGGCAGACCTTCAGAGCATGGTTGCTGGTTCAAGCCCATTTAAATAGTACTGGTGTAGTTTGTTCATACTGTTATTACACAGTGTTCTATTCAGGCCCAGTCCCTAAAGGAAACACCATTTTATCAGTGGCAGGAACTAACTCCCTCCGGTTGGAAGAAACCTACTCTCAACTCGTCATTGTCTTTGCTACCAGAAGGTGAACTATAGTCTTGTCTCTGCTCTTCATGCTGCTTCAGTccttaccagaacaatatgtctgtcttggttcagaagagtgtagtcagggtaaccagaacaatatgtctgtcttggttcagaagagtgtagccagggttaccagaacaatatgtctgtcttggttcagaagagtgtagccagggttaccagaacaatatgtctgtcttggttcagaagtgtgtagccagggttaccagaacaatatgtctgtcttggttcagagtgtagccagggttaccagaacaatatgtctgtcttggttcagaagagtgtagccagggttaccagaacaatatgtctgtcttggttcagagtgtagccagggttaccagaacaatatgtctgtcttggttcagaagagtgtagtcagggttaccagaacaatatgtctgtcttggttcagaagagtgtagccagggttaccagaacaatatgtatgtcttggttcagagtgtagccagggtaaccagaacaatatgtctgtcttggttcagagtgtagccagggttaccagaacaatatgtctgtcttggttcagagtgtagccagggtaaccagaacaatatttctgtcttggttcagagtgtagccagggtttccagaacaatatgtctgtcttggttcagagtgtagccagggtaaccagaacaatatttctgtcttggttcagagtgtagtcagggtaaccagaacaatatgtctgtcttggttcagagtgtagccagggtaaccagaacaatatttttgtcttggttcagagtgtagccagggttaccagaacaatatttctgtcttggttcagagtgtagccagggttaccaaaacaatatgtctgtcttggttcagagtgtagccagggtaaccagaacaatatgtctgtcttggttcagagtgtagccagggttatcagaacaatatgtctgtcttggttcagaagagtgtagtcagggttaccagaacaatatgtctgtcttggttcagaagagtgtagccagggttaccagaacaatatgtctgtcttggttcagaagagtgtagccagggttaccagaacaatatgtttgtcttggttcagaagagtgtagccagggttaccagaacaatatgtctgtcttggttcagaagagtgtagccagggatACCAGAACAATAtttctgtcttggttcagagtgtagccagggttaccagaacaatatgtctgtcttggttcagaagagtgtagccagggttaccagaacaatatgtctgtcttggttcagagtgtagtcagggttaccagaacaatatgtctgtcttggttcagaagagtgtagtcagggttaccagaacaatatgtctgtcttggttcagagtgtagccagggtttccagaacaatatgtctgtcttggttcagagtgtagccagggtaaccagaacaatatttctgtcttggttcagagtgtagccagaacaatatgtctgtcttggttcagagtgtagccagggttaccagaacaatatgtctgtcttggttcagagtgtagccagggttaccagaacaatatgtctgtcttggttcagagtgtagccagggttaccagaacaatatgtctgtcttggttcagagtgtagccagggttaccagaacaatatgtctgtcttggttcagagtgtagccagggttaccagaacaatatgtattggttcagagtgtagccagggtaaccagaacaatatgtcttggttcagaagagtgtagccagggttaccagaacaatatgtctgtcttggttcagagtgtagccagggttaccagaacaatatgtctgtcttggttcagagtgtagccagggttaccagaacaatatgtctgtcttgggtcagagtgtagccagggttaccagaacaatatgtctgtcttggttcagaagagtgtagccagggttaccagaacaatatgtctgtcttggttcagagtgtagccagggttaccagaacaatatgtctgtcttggttcagagtgtagccagggtttccagaacaatatgtctgtcttggttcagagtgtagccagggtaaccagaacaatatttctgtcttggttcagagtgtagccagaacaatatgtctgtcttggttcagagtgtagccagggttaccagaacaatatgtctgtcttggttcagagtgtagccagggttaccagaacaatatgtctgtcttggttcagagtgtagccagggttaccagaacaatatgtctgtcttggttcagagtgtagccagggttaccagaacaatatgtctgtcttggttcagagtgtagccagggttaccagaacaatatgtctgtcttggttcagagtgtagccagggttatcaGAACAacatgtctgtcttggttcagaagagtgtagccagggttaccagaacaatatgtctgtcttggttcagagtgtagccagggttatcaGAACAacatgtctgtcttggttcagaagagtgtagccagggttatcagaacaatatgtctgtcttggttcagagtgtagccagggttaccagaacaatatgtctgtcttggttcggaagagtgtagccagggttaccagaacaatatgtctgtcttggttcagagtgtagccagggttatcagaacaatatgtctgtcttggttcagaagagtgtagtcagggttaccagaacaatatgtctgtcttggttcagaagagtgtagccagggttaccagaacaatatgtctgtcttggttcagagtgtagccagggtaaccagaacaatatgtctgtcttggttcagagtgtagccagggtttccagaacaatatgtcttggttcagagtgtagccagggtaaccagaacaatatgtcttggttcagaagagtgtagccagggttaccagaacaatatgtctgtcttggttcagagtgtagccagggttaccagaacaatatatctgtcttggttcagagtgtagccagtgttatcagaacaatatgtctgtcttggttcagaagagtgtagccagggttaccagaacaatatgtctgtcttggttcagagtgtagccagggtaaccagaacaatatgtctgtcttggttcagagtgtagccagggttatcagaacaatatgtctgtcttggttcagaagagtgtagccagggttaccagaacaatatgtctgtcttggttcagaagagtgtagccagggttaccagaacaatatgtctgtcttggttcagagtgtagccagggtaaccagaacaatatgtctgtcttggttcagagtgtagccagggttaccagaacaatatgtctgtcttggttcagagtgtagccagggttaccagaacaatatgtctgtcttggttcagagtgtagccagggttaccagaacaatatgtctgtcttggttcagagtgtagccagggttaccagaacaatatgtcttggttcagagtgtagccagggttaccagaacaatatgtctgtcttggttcagagtgtagccagggtaaccagaacaatatgtctgtcttggttcagagtgtagccagggttatcagaacaatatgtctgtcttggttcagaagagtatagtcagggttaccagaacaatatgtctgtcttggttcagagtgtagccagggttaccagaacaatatgtctgtcttggttcagagtgtagccagtgttaccagaacaatatgtctgtcttggttcagaagagtgtagccagggttaccagaacaatatgtctgtcttggttcagagtgtagccagggtaaccagaacaatatgtctgtcttggttcagagtgtagccagggttatcagaacaatatgtctgtcttggttcagaagagtatagtcagggttaccagaacaatatgtctgtcttggttcagagtgtagccagggttaccagaacaatatgtctgtcttggttcagagtgtagccagggtaaacagaacaatatgtctgtcttggttcagaagagtgtagccagggttaccagaacaatatgtctgtcttggttcagagtgtagccagggttaccagaacaatatgtctgtcttggttcagagtgtagccagggaaCAGTTCTTAGTGGACCTTACAGAGTCAAAAATCCTTTGGTCTCCTCAGCCTTCGGTGACAGCTAGCCTCTCAGCGGGTTGCTAACGCTCACGGtccactctgtctgtcactctaaTGTGACAGTGGACGTCCTGGGGTCAGACaaggctctctgtgtgtgtgtgtcagtctcgaGGCGAGGCAGCATGCTGTCATCACCATCTCTGAATCAAACAATAATAACAAACTGACCTGGTGAGAAAAACTGAAAACTAAAAAGTGTTGTCAGGTTTTTCTAGGCCCTATATTTCCATTTACTGTGTCACTATGTGTCGCTGACTGTGTAAATAGGATGGACCAGCAACCAACACTGCTCCCTGGAATATGTACGAATCATAGCCTATTAGCCCGTAAaggattttttaaataaatgcttTAAAATGCACTTTTCCCAAAGGCCACAAAATGTCTCATTTCCATCCGTCTTTCAATTAGCAACTCATTGGGCGAGTTACATCCGACCTATCCAGCCCTACATATCAATGCAGATCAAGGCGAGGATACTGTTGGTGAACAGAACTTACAGCCCATTAATCACTACTCTGACTAATCAACAAAGTGCCAAAGTGGAGCAATAACCAGCTGACACAGCACTAACCCTGAGGACCGGAAACAACCCATTACCCTGCTGCTTGTAATCCAATCTGCCTGCCAGATAAACCCAGCTCCATCTCAAccagccctctctctcaggtTCACCCAGTTCAAATCACAGCACGCCAGCCGGCTAAATGACTCCAACTAATACATTCACTCAGATTCACTGCAAACAGGTGACTAATTTTAGTGTGGCCTTTCTCTGGCCCTGTTAATCATGTTAAGTACTTAGTAATGGTAAATACATCTCTGGTGGTACTGCGACACCAGTATTAGTCATTGTCGGCCGTGGCGAGGAACACAGTGTAATTAGATACAATTTTTATTGAGAAAAGGGTCTGGTGAACAAAGACATTTTCCATAGAGATAAGAACAGACTGTACATGCAGCACTGCAACAGAGAGAGCATGTCGGATACGTTACGGCTGATACAAAGGGTATTTAAGATTAAATCAACACACGAGTTAGTGGACAGTTTGGTCAAAACTAGTGTTTAGGGATAGAATGCAACAGAAATCACAGAATCCTTTCTCTAGATTGTAGAATCATAAGAGGCCCAGTGCATTCAGTCAGTGTTCTACCATTTTAGAACCAGCACATCCAATGGAATGTGATGTTACAGTGTAGTGAACCCCCCTTCATGTGAAATCAATGACAGTTTAActttttatttatctaggcaagtcagttaagaacacattcttatttacaatgacaatgcctaccccagacaatgctgggccaattgtgcaccgccctatgggactcccaatcatggagatacagcctggaatcgaaccagggtctgtagtgacacctctagcactgagatgctgcgcCACTCAAGGAGCCCAGTAGTGGATGAATGAAGTGGAAACAAGAGTAGCTCTACGTTTGCTTACACAGCTCAGTGTAGACTTACAATTTGACAAAAAGGACAGGCGACAGATGGCAGTGTTCTGGAGCTAAAATAAGATGTTCATTTTGACGTTCCTTTGGTCTGAATAGCAGACAGAGGAGCAGTATGTGTTCTGGTTCAATCATATCTCCCAGGCACCTTAACAAAGGAGACAGGTCAACAACTACCTTCATGATattgcactttgtgacatctgccgatgtaaaaagggctttatacatttgattgatgtaCGGTGGCATCATGATATGTGTACATATAAAAAGTCATGGCCTTAGAGCCACTGCTGTACTGTAGATGGGTAAATAGGATGAGTCATTAGGACATTCCCATGTCATCTCACATGTTACAGCATATTATATTTACATTTCTTCACAGACCAACAATATGAACAACACACATTAAAACAACAGGCACAACAAAGACATCACTGTCAGTGTCACTCCCTTTTACCTCACAGTTTAGTTCATTTTGAAATATTAGTGAACAATATACAGTGTAGAAATGCTATGAGGTTTCAAGCAGATTTACATTAAGAAGAGATGTACAAATCGGTGTGATTAGAAAATATTGTTTTCAATCAAAATATAACAGTGAATTCAGACTTCATTATGGGGCATCTCTGGTGTCCTTTCACCAGATGTGGAGCCTGCATACTAAACTGTGTCTAACAGTGCAGTGCTTGGTTGAGTGACGCACAGTTGTATTTCTAGTGCAGACTGACCAACAGTCATATCCTTCACTGACAGTACACACCCTTTACAGGAGACAGGACAGCTAAATGGAACCATGACTCAGTGTTCTTgcagcagccctccctccctcagaggCCTTGTGTTAGAACAGGGATGTCTATCTCTATGCCAGACATGCGTGAGCGTGTGGAGTAGCGGTGGCCTATGTAGCTGGGGGCGTAGCCCACCTGAGAGGGTGCATAACTCTGGGACGGGGCATAGCTGTAAGCCTGGTTGTGTCCCACCTCTGACCCATACCCATCCAGGGCTGACATCTGGGACATATAGACCTGCTGAGGCTGCTGGGCCAGTGTGGCTACGCTCTGAGGGTAGCCCTGGGAGGGAGCGTAGGGCTGGGCATCCATCACAGTGGGGACGTACCCCTGTGGAGGGAAGGTCTGAGGGGGTCCATAGACAGGGGAGGGGGGGTACCCGTTGGCTGTGAGGGGctgggtggagagggagttagggagagGCAGCCAGAAGGGAGAGGGTAGCTTCTTACACATGCAGTACCACATGAACATCAGCAGGGCGGCGAGCATGAGGCCGCCGGAACAGCCGATGGCCACGTAGACCGCGAACCCATCTGAGAAGATGCGGTCGTACCTGATGTTCATCTCTTTGGTCCGGAAGAGGAACCACACGGAAGGCGCAAGGGCGATAGCACCGCCCAGGAACAGGAACATCCCGGCCACTAGGTGGCAGCCTGCGCTGTTGACCAGACAGCGGGTACTCTTGATGTCTGTCTCAGCCTTATCAGAGCAGCAGCAGGTCTTAGACATGCCTGCCATACACAGCACCAGGGCCAGGGAGCCAAACAGTAGCCCAGTCGGCAGGCAGAACTGGAGCAGTCTCAGGTCCAACTGGTCC is a window from the Oncorhynchus tshawytscha isolate Ot180627B linkage group LG03, Otsh_v2.0, whole genome shotgun sequence genome containing:
- the LOC112235352 gene encoding claudin-12, whose product is MSCRDIHATNAFSFIIAFISVGGIAVAALIPQWRVTRLVTFNKNAKNISVYDGLWAKCVKQDGYSGCYYYDSEWYSKVDQLDLRLLQFCLPTGLLFGSLALVLCMAGMSKTCCCSDKAETDIKSTRCLVNSAGCHLVAGMFLFLGGAIALAPSVWFLFRTKEMNIRYDRIFSDGFAVYVAIGCSGGLMLAALLMFMWYCMCKKLPSPFWLPLPNSLSTQPLTANGYPPSPVYGPPQTFPPQGYVPTVMDAQPYAPSQGYPQSVATLAQQPQQVYMSQMSALDGYGSEVGHNQAYSYAPSQSYAPSQVGYAPSYIGHRYSTRSRMSGIEIDIPVLTQGL